The Falco rusticolus isolate bFalRus1 chromosome 5, bFalRus1.pri, whole genome shotgun sequence genome has a segment encoding these proteins:
- the LOC119149266 gene encoding phospholipase A2-like — protein MGRLLLLLLLQAVWKGALGKSHSLHTRGIIELAGAISCGTGRSPLAYIGYGCYCGLGGRGWPKDKTDWCCHRHDCCYDKAEKEGCSPKAQRYQWACEQNTVQCDNLTDRCEKMVCLCDQEAAKCWGAAPYNPHFILWPDFLCGQTHPTCHFRYKGAE, from the exons ATGGGccgcctgctgctgctgctgctgcttcaggcaG TCTGGAAAGGTGCTCTGGGAAAATCCCATTCACTGCACACCCGAGGAATCATCGAATTGGCAGGAGCTATCTCCTGTGGCACGGGACGGTCTCCCTTGGCATATATCGGCTACGGATGCTACTGTGGACTGGGAGGACGAGGCTGGCCTAAAGATAAGACAGACTG GTGTTGCCACAGGCACGACTGCTGCTACgacaaggcagaaaaggaaggctGCAGCCCCAAGGCACAGCGCTACCAGTGGGCATGTGAGCAGAACACGGTGCAGTGCG ataaCCTGACAGACCGGTGTGAAAAAATGGTGTGCCTGTGTGACCAAGAAGCAGCCAAGTGTTGGGGAGCAGCCCCATACAACCCACACTTCATCCTTTGGCCAGATTTTTTATGTGGACAGACTCATCCCACCTGCCATTTCAGATATAAGGGGGCAGAATAG